The genomic stretch TCTTGATTATCGGTTACGGTACCAAAATGGGTCTGGCTCCCATGCACACCTGGTTGCCGGATGCGCACAGCGAAGCACCCAGCCCGGCTTCGGCCCTGCTTTCCGGTGCTCTGTTGAACTGTGCCTTTCTTGGGGTGTATCGCGGCCATCAGCTCCTCTATCAGGCGGGCCTCGGCGAATTTTCAGGCAATATTCTGATCGGTTTCGGGCTGCTCTCCATGCTCATAGCCGCAATATTTATCTTTGATCAGACCGGTTATAAACGAATGCTGGCCTATTCCAGTATCGAAAATATGGGTATTATCGCCTTTGGTGTAGGTATCGGCGGATTAGCCACCTACGGAGCCATACTCCACCTTATCCATCATTCCTTGATCAAGTCTTCCCTATTTCTTTCCGCTGGAAATATTCTGTTGGGATACGGCAGCAAGCTCATTGAAAAGACGGGAAATATGGCAAAGCTTTTCCCCAAGACCTTCATCGCCTTTTTTGCTGGGTTCGCCGGAATCTCGGGTTTCCCTCCCTTTGGTGTTTTTATCAGCGAATTACTGATCATCATGGGAGCTTTTCAACAAGGCCGCTCTTTACCAGCAATTATCTTCATCATTGCCCTGATTTTTATTTTTGCAGGGGCCTCCCGGCTAGTTATGAAAATGAGCTTTGGAAAACATGAAGGTGAAATACTTGTCGAAGAAAAACTGATAAGGGTACTGCCGTCCTATGCCTTACTCTTCACCTCATTCATACTTTGTGTCTGGCTGCCGGACAGCCTGTATGAGATCATACTTTCAGCAATAGCCACAGTCGGAGGCGGGATCAATGGAT from Candidatus Electrothrix communis encodes the following:
- a CDS encoding proton-conducting transporter membrane subunit; this encodes MLELTILIPLLAGGVIMFFPVTLGRKIMIATGLIHLLLTITAVAGKATPCASKYFSTTPEGLLILLVTSFVFFFISIYASSYMEEVEISSEPIYLGCTMFFLASMSMVALADHIVVLWIAIEATTLMSAPLIFLHRSKTALEATWKYVMICSVGIALALLGCFLIVLSMDLGGVDVPITFSSLAQVAEQLDPIWLKAGFIFLIIGYGTKMGLAPMHTWLPDAHSEAPSPASALLSGALLNCAFLGVYRGHQLLYQAGLGEFSGNILIGFGLLSMLIAAIFIFDQTGYKRMLAYSSIENMGIIAFGVGIGGLATYGAILHLIHHSLIKSSLFLSAGNILLGYGSKLIEKTGNMAKLFPKTFIAFFAGFAGISGFPPFGVFISELLIIMGAFQQGRSLPAIIFIIALIFIFAGASRLVMKMSFGKHEGEILVEEKLIRVLPSYALLFTSFILCVWLPDSLYEIILSAIATVGGGING